A stretch of the Acidimicrobiia bacterium genome encodes the following:
- a CDS encoding rhodanese-like domain-containing protein, with protein MEPEALVKNVLPTEAHDLVGGGAPLVDVREAPEWAEARIPGAQWMPMSTIGDWHGDLPRDGPVVVYCRTGVRSHAVVGALATRLGLSNLVNMAGGIVAWAAAGLPIEATPFTRHVINPAGDRPHPASDG; from the coding sequence GTGGAGCCCGAAGCCCTCGTCAAGAACGTGCTCCCAACCGAGGCACACGACCTCGTTGGGGGCGGGGCCCCCCTCGTCGACGTCCGCGAGGCGCCCGAGTGGGCCGAGGCGAGGATCCCGGGCGCGCAGTGGATGCCCATGTCGACGATCGGCGACTGGCACGGCGACCTACCGCGCGACGGACCGGTCGTCGTCTACTGCCGCACGGGGGTGCGCTCCCACGCCGTCGTTGGCGCCCTGGCCACCCGGCTCGGCCTGAGCAATCTCGTCAACATGGCGGGTGGCATCGTCGCCTGGGCCGCGGCGGGCCTGCCCATCGAGGCGACGCCGTTTACCCGCCATGTCATCAACCCGGCGGGTGACCGCCCTCACCCCGCATCGGACGGGTGA